One window from the genome of Buchnera aphidicola (Neophyllaphis podocarpi) encodes:
- the map gene encoding type I methionyl aminopeptidase, with protein sequence MNIIKTKQEIKKMRIAGKCAAVIIDKIEKYIEPGITTERINNICNKLIMEQKAKSACLGYKGFPKSICTSVNEVVCHGIPSNKQVLKIGDIINIDITVIKNGYHGDTSKMFVVGEYNKLGKKLCEKTKKSLYEAIKIIKPGIRLNKIGKSIQNYIANTKFSIVKEYCGHGIGKFFHEYPQVLHYETHDNGLILKPGMTFTIEPMINSGKPQTKCIEDGWTVITKDKSLSAQYEHTILVTEEGCEILTLNKTDTINKIIRN encoded by the coding sequence ATGAATATTATTAAAACAAAGCAAGAAATAAAAAAAATGCGTATTGCTGGTAAATGCGCAGCAGTAATAATAGATAAAATTGAAAAATATATAGAACCAGGAATTACAACCGAAAGAATAAATAATATCTGTAATAAACTTATAATGGAACAAAAAGCAAAATCAGCATGTTTAGGTTATAAAGGTTTTCCTAAATCAATATGTACTTCTGTAAATGAAGTAGTATGCCATGGAATTCCTAGTAATAAACAAGTGCTAAAAATAGGAGATATAATAAATATCGATATTACAGTAATAAAAAATGGATATCATGGAGATACATCTAAAATGTTTGTTGTAGGAGAATATAACAAACTAGGAAAAAAATTATGTGAAAAAACAAAAAAAAGTCTATATGAAGCAATAAAAATAATAAAACCAGGAATTAGGTTAAATAAAATTGGTAAATCAATACAAAATTACATTGCAAATACAAAATTTTCTATTGTAAAAGAATACTGCGGACATGGAATAGGAAAATTTTTTCATGAATATCCTCAAGTTTTACATTATGAAACACATGATAATGGATTAATATTAAAACCAGGTATGACATTTACAATTGAACCTATGATAAATTCAGGTAAACCACAAACTAAATGTATAGAAGATGGATGGACAGTAATAACAAAAGATAAAAGTTTATCAGCTCAATATGAACATACTATATTAGTTACTGAAGAAGGTTGTGAAATATTAACTTTAAATAAAACAGATACAATAAATAAAATTATTAGAAATTAA
- the rpsB gene encoding 30S ribosomal protein S2 has protein sequence MLTVSMRDMLQAGVHFGHQTRYWNPKMKPFIFGSRNKVHIINLEKTLPMFNIALKNLNKISLKKGKILFVGTKRSARKLIKDTALRCNQFYVNHRWLGGMLTNWKTVRQSINRLKDLELQLQNGTVDKLTKKEALLHSRELIKLENSLGGIKSMGGLPDAVFVIDAEHEHIAIKESNNLGILVFSVVDTNSSPDGVDFIIPGNDDAIRSIELYLNAVSNAITFNVNNKKTNSTNVVI, from the coding sequence ATGTTAACAGTTTCAATGAGAGATATGCTTCAAGCTGGTGTGCATTTTGGACATCAAACTCGTTATTGGAATCCAAAAATGAAACCTTTCATTTTTGGTTCAAGAAATAAAGTTCATATTATTAATTTAGAAAAAACACTTCCTATGTTTAATATTGCTTTAAAAAATTTAAATAAAATTTCTTTAAAAAAAGGAAAAATTTTATTTGTTGGCACAAAACGTTCTGCTAGAAAATTAATTAAAGATACAGCACTTCGTTGTAATCAATTTTATGTAAATCATCGTTGGTTAGGAGGTATGTTAACAAATTGGAAAACAGTTCGTCAGTCTATAAATAGGTTGAAAGATTTAGAATTACAATTACAGAATGGCACTGTTGATAAATTGACAAAAAAGGAAGCATTGTTACATTCAAGAGAATTAATAAAACTAGAAAATAGTTTAGGTGGTATTAAATCTATGGGTGGATTACCAGATGCTGTATTTGTTATAGATGCTGAACATGAACATATAGCAATTAAAGAATCTAATAATTTAGGAATATTAGTTTTTTCTGTTGTAGATACTAATTCTAGTCCTGATGGAGTAGATTTTATAATTCCAGGAAATGATGATGCTATAAGATCAATAGAATTATATTTAAATGCTGTATCGAACGCAATAACTTTTAATGTTAATAATAAAAAAACAAATTCTACTAATGTAGTGATTTAG
- the tsf gene encoding translation elongation factor Ts, whose amino-acid sequence MKNITVNLIKKLRNITGISILDCKYALVKSKGDINLAIDNLRKSGIVKAQNRSIYNTNEGAIFVCVKDNIGVLVELNCETDFVAKNIDFISFGNKIVNYIINNNFIKLTNLKETFKNKISLLISKFGENINIKRFKLLKGDYIDYYLHNNNKIGVLLLVDKFNSDPNKIKFIKNITMHIAASNPISIYSNDIPNKIIDKEIEIQKSLAIKISDNPKIIKQIVDGRIKKFINSLTLCKQKFIFDTSKNVEWFLKNYEINLKKFIRFEINNKS is encoded by the coding sequence ATGAAAAATATTACAGTTAATTTGATTAAGAAATTAAGAAATATTACAGGAATAAGTATTTTAGATTGCAAATATGCTTTGGTAAAATCTAAAGGAGATATTAATCTTGCTATAGATAATTTACGTAAGTCTGGAATTGTTAAAGCTCAAAATAGATCTATATATAATACAAATGAAGGAGCTATTTTTGTTTGTGTTAAAGATAATATTGGTGTTTTAGTTGAATTAAATTGTGAAACAGATTTTGTTGCTAAAAACATTGATTTTATTTCTTTTGGTAATAAAATTGTTAATTACATTATTAATAATAATTTTATTAAATTAACTAATTTAAAAGAAACCTTTAAAAATAAAATCAGTTTATTAATATCTAAATTTGGTGAGAATATAAATATAAAACGCTTTAAATTATTAAAAGGTGATTACATAGATTATTATTTGCATAATAATAATAAAATAGGAGTTTTATTATTAGTTGATAAATTTAATAGTGATCCTAATAAAATAAAATTTATAAAAAATATTACAATGCATATTGCGGCTAGTAATCCTATTTCTATATATTCAAATGATATACCAAATAAAATTATTGATAAAGAAATCGAAATTCAAAAATCTCTAGCAATTAAAATATCTGACAATCCTAAGATAATAAAACAAATAGTTGACGGTAGAATCAAAAAGTTTATTAATTCATTAACATTATGTAAACAGAAATTTATTTTCGATACTAGTAAAAATGTTGAATGGTTTTTAAAAAATTATGAAATAAATTTAAAAAAATTTATTAGATTTGAAATTAATAATAAAAGTTAG
- the pyrH gene encoding UMP kinase has product MHTKIKPIYKRVLLKISGESLQGKKDFGIDSTFLNRIIKEIKILISFGIQIAIVIGGGNLFRGSCFSNLGINRIFADNIGMLSTIINGLAIHGFMSKFSINSYLMSSFCIPSICEVYNREKAIKLISNNSLVIFAGGIGNPLFTTDSAACLRAIETDSEIVLKATNVNGVYSDDPKKNSNAIFYDSIRYKDVINNKLKIMDSCSLILARDYNLPIRVFNINKHMSIYKAAIGIKEGTLIYDR; this is encoded by the coding sequence ATGCATACTAAAATTAAGCCTATATATAAACGTGTTTTATTAAAAATTAGCGGCGAGTCTTTACAAGGGAAAAAAGATTTTGGAATAGATTCTACTTTTCTTAATCGTATAATTAAAGAAATCAAAATTTTAATTAGTTTTGGTATTCAAATAGCAATTGTGATTGGTGGTGGTAATTTATTTAGAGGATCTTGTTTTTCAAATTTAGGGATTAATCGTATATTTGCAGATAATATAGGTATGTTATCAACTATAATAAATGGTTTAGCTATACATGGTTTTATGAGTAAATTTTCAATTAATTCTTATTTAATGTCCTCGTTTTGTATACCAAGTATATGTGAAGTTTATAATCGTGAAAAAGCAATTAAATTAATAAGTAATAACTCTTTAGTAATTTTTGCTGGAGGAATAGGAAATCCTTTATTTACCACTGATTCTGCAGCATGTTTAAGAGCTATTGAAACTGATTCAGAGATTGTTTTAAAAGCTACTAATGTTAATGGGGTATATTCAGATGATCCTAAAAAAAATTCAAATGCTATTTTTTATGATAGTATTAGATATAAAGATGTAATAAATAACAAATTAAAAATTATGGATTCTTGTTCTTTAATATTAGCTCGTGATTATAATTTACCTATTAGGGTATTTAACATTAATAAACATATGTCTATATATAAAGCTGCAATAGGCATTAAAGAAGGTACTTTAATTTATGACAGATAA
- the frr gene encoding ribosome recycling factor gives MINNIINKNSIKMQKCIKVFKSNLNKINTGRASTLLIENLMVDYYNVMTPLKQISNITVENANLLKITVFDNSIVKSIEKSILSSELNLNPISKTNNCILVPIPLLTEDRRINLIKIIQRYAEKTRICIRNIRKISKDKIKLLLKNKEISLDQDRYAENKIQTLTDDYISETEIILSKKKLEIKKV, from the coding sequence ATGATTAACAATATTATAAATAAAAATTCTATAAAAATGCAAAAATGTATTAAGGTTTTTAAATCTAATTTAAATAAAATTAATACTGGTAGAGCTTCTACTTTATTAATTGAAAATCTCATGGTTGATTATTATAATGTTATGACTCCGTTAAAGCAAATTTCTAATATTACTGTTGAGAATGCTAATCTTTTAAAAATTACTGTTTTTGATAATTCTATAGTTAAAAGTATTGAAAAAAGTATTTTATCTTCTGAATTAAATTTAAATCCTATATCTAAAACTAATAATTGTATTTTAGTTCCTATACCTTTATTAACAGAAGATCGTCGAATAAACTTAATTAAAATAATTCAAAGGTATGCAGAAAAAACTAGGATTTGTATAAGAAATATTAGAAAAATATCTAAAGATAAAATTAAATTATTATTAAAAAATAAGGAAATTAGTTTAGATCAAGATCGTTATGCAGAAAATAAAATTCAAACATTAACTGATGATTATATATCAGAAACTGAAATTATTTTATCTAAAAAAAAATTAGAAATTAAAAAAGTATAA
- the ispC gene encoding 1-deoxy-D-xylulose-5-phosphate reductoisomerase, whose translation MIQLTILGSTGSVGINTLLVIKRYPDLFKIKALVAGKNVDVMLNQCLEFNPELISMKEEKYAKLLRQKLKSFNLKVQVLSGIKSACDLASLNEVDTVISAIVGIQGLMPTFCAIKAGKTILLANKESLIVCGQLFMRELSVSGAKLLPIDSEHSAIFQNLPKKVQEKLGFADLKKNGIKSIILTGSGGPFLKTPLEEFSNILPEHAISHPNWKMGKKISVDSATMMNKGLEYIEARLLFNASDSEIEIVIHPQSIVHSMVCYFDGSILAHLGAKDMRIPISYALTWPNRIYSGSDYLNISSIKNLSFYPPDFTRYPCLKLAIETFIEGQSAIIILNAANEIAVEAFLRKKISFNSIYKLNKSVVMSFSYPEPKSIEDILEIDRRARIIALNKISLF comes from the coding sequence ATGATTCAATTAACTATTCTTGGTTCTACTGGTTCTGTTGGAATAAATACTTTATTGGTAATAAAAAGATATCCAGATTTATTTAAAATCAAAGCTTTAGTAGCTGGTAAAAATGTTGATGTTATGTTAAATCAATGTTTAGAATTCAATCCTGAATTAATTTCAATGAAAGAAGAAAAATATGCTAAATTATTACGACAAAAATTAAAATCGTTTAATTTAAAAGTTCAAGTATTATCAGGAATTAAATCAGCTTGTGATTTAGCATCTTTAAATGAAGTTGATACAGTTATTTCTGCTATTGTGGGTATTCAGGGTCTTATGCCTACTTTTTGCGCTATTAAAGCAGGAAAAACTATATTATTAGCTAATAAAGAATCTTTGATTGTTTGCGGGCAATTATTTATGCGAGAGTTATCTGTTAGCGGAGCTAAATTATTACCAATTGATAGCGAACATAGTGCTATTTTTCAGAATTTACCTAAAAAAGTCCAAGAAAAATTAGGTTTTGCTGATCTTAAAAAAAATGGAATTAAATCAATTATTTTAACAGGTTCAGGAGGTCCTTTTTTGAAAACTCCATTAGAAGAATTTTCTAATATTTTACCTGAGCATGCTATATCTCATCCAAATTGGAAAATGGGTAAAAAAATTTCTGTAGATTCTGCAACTATGATGAATAAAGGTTTAGAATATATTGAAGCTAGATTGTTATTCAATGCTTCAGATTCAGAAATAGAAATAGTTATTCATCCTCAGTCAATAGTTCATTCCATGGTATGCTACTTTGATGGTAGTATATTGGCCCATTTAGGAGCTAAAGATATGAGAATACCTATATCTTATGCTCTTACATGGCCTAATAGAATTTATTCTGGATCTGATTATTTGAATATATCTTCTATAAAAAATTTGTCTTTTTATCCTCCTGATTTTACCAGATATCCTTGTTTAAAATTAGCAATTGAAACATTTATTGAAGGACAGTCAGCAATAATCATATTGAATGCAGCTAATGAGATAGCTGTAGAAGCATTTTTAAGGAAAAAGATTAGTTTTAATTCTATTTATAAATTAAATAAATCTGTAGTTATGTCTTTTTCATATCCAGAACCTAAATCTATTGAAGATATTCTAGAAATTGATAGAAGAGCTCGTATTATAGCTTTAAATAAAATAAGTTTATTTTAG
- the uppS gene encoding polyprenyl diphosphate synthase, translating into MNYIYNSKKKFDFIKNNINHIAIIMDGNRRWAINKNKSYIDGHKAGVKAVKKIIKYSIICNLKVLTLYAFSSENLNRSKQEVESLINLFLVVLNSDLDILYKNNIKLRIIGDISLFGSFFKNSILHAHELTKLNTGLLLNIAINYGGRWDIIQGIKKLISKIKYKKISSESINENYLSKFLCIDSKIPVDLVIRTGGEYRISNFMLWQIAYSELYFTNTLWPDFNEHSFQLAIKEFLKRDRRFGGS; encoded by the coding sequence ATGAATTATATTTATAACTCCAAAAAAAAATTTGATTTTATAAAAAATAATATTAATCATATTGCAATTATTATGGATGGCAATAGAAGATGGGCTATTAATAAGAATAAATCTTATATTGATGGTCATAAAGCTGGTGTTAAAGCTGTAAAAAAAATTATTAAATATTCTATTATTTGTAATTTAAAAGTGTTGACTTTGTATGCTTTTAGTAGTGAAAATTTAAATAGATCTAAACAAGAAGTCGAATCTTTAATAAATTTGTTTTTAGTGGTTTTAAATTCTGATTTAGATATTTTATATAAAAATAATATAAAATTAAGAATCATTGGTGATATTAGTTTGTTTGGTTCTTTCTTTAAAAATAGTATTTTACATGCACATGAATTAACAAAACTTAATACTGGATTATTACTTAATATTGCAATTAATTATGGAGGAAGATGGGATATTATTCAAGGAATAAAAAAACTTATATCTAAAATTAAGTATAAAAAAATATCCTCAGAAAGTATTAATGAAAACTATTTATCTAAATTTTTATGTATTGATAGCAAAATTCCAGTTGATTTAGTTATTAGAACTGGAGGAGAATATAGAATTAGTAATTTTATGTTATGGCAAATTGCATATTCTGAGTTGTATTTTACAAATACATTATGGCCTGATTTTAATGAACATAGTTTTCAACTAGCTATTAAAGAATTTTTAAAACGTGATAGACGTTTTGGTGGTAGTTAA